From Desulfuromonas sp.:
AGGGCGAAGAGGACGCCACCGACCATGGCGAGCAGCGAGTTGGCCGCGACCAGACCGGAAATACCGGTCAGCGACTGGGCACTCATGACATTGAACCCGAACCAGCCGACAGCCAGGATCCAGCTGCCGAGAGCCAGGAAAGGGATATTACTGATCGGAATCGCCTGGCTTTTACCGCGAACGTAGCGGTTGAGACGCGGCCCGAGCACAATAACTGCCGGCAGGGCAAGCCAACCGCCCATCGAGTGAACGACGACGCTCCCGGCAAAATCGTGAAACGGAGCGCCAAACGTATTTTCGAAGAAAGACTGCAAACCGGAGCTGTTCTGTCCCCAGATAACCGATTCAAAAACCGGGTAGATAACAGCGACGAAGATCGCCCCGGCCAGCACCTGCGGCCAGAAGCGGGCGCGCTCGGCGATGCCGCCGGAGATAATCGCCGGGATGCAGGCGGCGAAACAGAGTAGGAAAAAGAAACGGACGAGCTCGAATCCCTGGTTGGCACCGACCAGCTGGTCGACCGGTTGGAAAAAGTGAACGCCGTAGGCAATCGGATAGCCGATCACGAAGTAGACGACGGTCGAAACCGACCAGTCGGAAAGAATTTTGACGAAGGCGTTAACCTGACTCTTCTGGCGAACTGTTCCGACTTCGAGGAATGCGAATCCGGCGTGCATGGCAAAAACCATGACCGCGCCGAGCATGAGGAAAAGAACGTCACCGCTGTGACTGATCGACGTGATGGCAGACTCCATTGTCATACCCTCCTGAAATAAGATTTTAGGTTGGACTTTCGCGACAGCGCCATTGCAGCCGCGCCCAGCCTTTACTCAATTTCCATACCATCTGCCAATCCCTTTAAAATTCAGTTACTTGAACTCAGATAAGGCGAACATACAGCACCGTGAAACCCGGGCTTATGCATAAAAAACATGCAACGCTTGCCTCATTTCTGACCAGCCCATTTAACATCATTCCAGTGTTGTTTGCCTTTGTTTTTTCTTGACAATTTTAATAGGATTTAATATCTTGCGTACAACATTCTTGATTACACAGCTTTCAATCCCGAAGAATCTTGGTATACAAGAGAAAACCCTGTTAATGAAGGAGCGAGAAGATGAGTGCTATTTTCACTGACAATTCCCTTTCTATTGGCCGGACACCACTGGTTCAGCTGAACCGGGTCATTCCGGCCGGCGGGGCCACCGTCTATGCTAAAATAGAAGGTCGCAATCCGGCCTACTCGGTCAAGTGCCGGATCGGTGCATCGATGATCTGGGATGCCGAAAAGAGCGGCGCGCTCAAGAAGGGAATGGAGATTGTCGAACCAACCAGCGGTAACACCGGTATTGCCCTCGCCTTTGTTGCCGCGGCCCGGGGGATCCCAATCACCTTGACCATGCCGGATACAATGAGCATTGAACGACGCAAAGTCCTTAAGGCTTTCGGGGCTAATCTGATCCTGACTCCCGGCGCCAAGGGAATGTCCGGAGCGATCAAGGAGGCAGAGGAGCTTGCCGAATCAAATCCGGATAAATACCTGTTGCTGCACCAGTTTAAAAACCCGGCCAATCCACGGATTCATGAAGAGACGACCGGCCCGGAAATCTGGGACGATACGGCCGGCGAGATCGATGTACTGGTCTCCGGCGTCGGCACCGGCGGCACCATTACCGGCATCTCACGCTATATCAAGAATACCAAGGGTAGAAAAATCACTTCGGTCGCCGTTGAACCGGCTGACAGCCCGGTAATCAGTCAACACCTGGCAGGTGATTCATTACAGCCGGGGCCGCATAAAATCCAGGGAATCGGAGCCGGCTTTATCCCCGAGACCCTTGACCTTGATGTTGTTGATCGGGTTGAGCAGGTAACCAACGATGAAGCGATTGAATATGCCCGGCGCCTCGCCAAAGAAGAAGGCCTTCTTTCCGGAATCTCGTGCGGTGCGGCCACGGCGGTCGCGGCCCGACTGGCCAAGGATCCGGCCTTCAAGGGGAAGAAGATCGTCGTCATCCTCCCCGACTCGGGTGAGCGCTACCTGTCCAGCGTGCTGTTTGAGGACCTAACTTAATTTAATTTGACAAAGAACAACTGTTCCCATATTTTGCAATGACAATTTAATTGCAGTTTTCATCAAGAGTGGTGGAGGGACAGGCCCTTTGAAGCCACAGCAACCGACGCGTCAATGTTTTAAACAAAGGCGGGTGTCAGGTGCTAAATCCTGCCTCGGGCAACCGAGGGAAGATGAGGACGGTGCTTCAAACCAGCATTGATGTTCGTTTCTGAAGCCCCTTCTCATTCCCGAGAAGGGGCTTTTCAATTCCCCTTCGAGAAACTGCCACAACAAAGAAAGGGAATGACCAGACATGAACAGAAAAAAGCTTTCTACCCAGAGCGTTCAGATCGGCGTTGGCCGTGATGATCAAACCGGTGGCATCAGCTTTCCGATCTACCCGAGCGCTACCTACCGCCATCCGGGTGTCGGCCAGAGCACCGGCTACGACTACACCCGCTCCGGCAACCCGACCCGAGATGTCCTTGAAGAGGGTCTGGCCAAACTTGAAGGTGGAGCTCGGGGACTGGCTTTCGCTTCCGGTATGGCCGCCCTGACCACGCTCTTCCTGCACTTTTCATCCGGAGACCACCTGGTCCTCTCTGAAGACCTATACGGTGGCACCTACCGCGTCCTGGCTGACGTTTTCGGCAAGCTCGGTATCAGCACCACCTACGTCGATACGACGAACACCGCCGCGGTTGCAGCGGCGATCACCTCCGACACCAAAGCATTGCTGGTCGAGACACCCGGTAATCCCCTGCTCGGTGTCGCCGACCTTGCCGCCCTCGGTGATCTGTGCCGGAAAAACAATCTTCTCTACGTCGTCGACAACACCTTTCTGACTCCGGCCCTGCAGCGACCGATTGAATTTGGTGCTGACGTCATTGTCCATTCAGCAACCAAATACCTTGGCGGTCACAGTGATCTTTGTGCCGGTGCCTTGGTTTTCATAGATAAAGAGCTTGGCGAACAGTTTTACATGCTGCAGAATGCCACCGGTGCCATCCTGCCACCGCAGGAATGCTGGCTACTGATCCGCAGCTTGAAAACACTGCCATTGCGCATCAAACAACACTGCGAAACCGCCATGACCGTCGCCCACTGGCTGCAGAAGCACCCGAAGGTTGAAAAGGTTTATTACCCTGGGCTGAACGAGCACCCCGGCCACGCATTGAGTCAGAAGCAGGCAAGCGATTTTGGTGGTATGCTGTCATTTCGGACTTCGTCTCCGGAACTGGCGGCCCGGGCACTGGAGAAGCTGCAACTGATCTCCTTTGCCGAAAGCCTTGGCGGCGTCGAGTCCCTGATGACCCTGCCGGCAGTGCAAACCCATGGCGACATCCCGGAAAAAGAAAGGGAGCGTCTCGGGATTACCGACACCCTACTGCGACTTTCGGTCGGGCTGGAAGATGCGGAGGATATCATCGCCGACCTCGAGCAGGCATTAAACCAATAGAGCTCTCAACGGAGAGCCGCAGAGATGGAGAGACCGCGGGGTGACAATCAAATCAGAAAAACTCTCCTGGCTCTCCGCCTCTCCGTTAATGTAAGTTCTTGTGGTAAACAGACTTAGTTCTACAACCATAATCTTTGAGGTCACAGCATGAGCGTAAAAAGCTACAAACCGGCCACCCTCGTCGTTCACCAGGGCACCGACCGCGACCCCTTTACCGGGGCGGCGACCATACCAATCTACCAGGCTTCGACCTACCACCATCCGGACGGCGAGTCAGGCACCTATGAATATGCCCGCAGCGGCAATCCGAGCCGCCAGCAGGTCGAGGAAGCGGTTGCCCTGCTCGAAGGCGGAACCAACGGCTTTGCCTACCCCTCCGGCATGGCAGCGATCGGCAGTGCACTGGCCCTGCTGAAAAGCGGCGACCACCTGATTGTTCCGGACGATCTTTACGGCGGTAGCTATCGCTACCTGACCCAGCTCATACCGGACCTCGGCATTGAAGTCACTTTTGCCGACTTCTGCGACCCGAACAAGATTGCCGAGGCGGTCAACAACAAAACACGCGGCATCTTTATCGAAACCCCGTCGAATCCGCAGTTCCAGGTCACCGACATCCGGGCGATCGTCGACATTGCACAGAGGGGAAATATCCTGACCTTTCTCGACAACACCTTCATGACACCGCTCCTGCAAAAACCGCTCGAGCTCGGAGTCGATGTTTCGATTAACAGCGCCACCAAGTTCCTCGGCGGTCACAGCGACATTCTGGCCGGGGTCAATGTGACCAAAGATTCGGTTCTCGCGAAAAAGCTGCGCCGCTTCCAGACTGGCTTTGGCGCCGTACTCGGACCCTTCGACTCATTTCTGCTGGCGCGCGGCCTGAAGACCCTGAAGGTCAGACTTGAGGCGGCCCAGAAGTCAGCGGGTGAACTGGCTGAGCGTCTGGCCGGGCACCCGGCAATCGCCCGAACCATCTATCCCGGCCTCGACCGGTTCGCGCAAAAAGAGCTTCATTATTCCCAGGCCACTGGCCCGGGTGCCGTTTTAACGTTCGAATTGAAAGAAGAGAAGAGAGTCAAACCGCTGCTCGAAAAGATCCGGCTGCCGATTATCGCCCCGAGCCTCGGGGGAGTCGAATCGATCCTGACCCACTGCTGGACGATGTCGCACGCCGCGATGCCGGCCGAGGTCAAGGAGCGGCTCGGTATCAGTGAAGGATTGTTGCGCTTGTCGGTCGGGCTCGAGGATGTCGAGGACCTCTGGGAAGACCTGGATTCGGCCTTGAGCTGATTTCGAAAATAAATGAAAAAGCCCCCGAAGAATCGGGGGCTTTTTCATTTTAAAACTCGAGGGCGAGTTGAGCGGTCACCATGTCGGATTCACCGCCGGCCGGGATATCTTCTTCGGCGTTGAGGTATTCCAGGGCAACGACAACATTGTCAAAAATCCCGTAAGTAATCGTTGCACCATAACGCTGCAGATCGCTCTGGAAGTCGGTCGCCTCTTCGTAGCGCACAGCAAGCTGTAGAATTTCCGACGGCATCCAGGCAAGCTCGACATTCCACGCTTCCGGTTCATCACCGGTGAGATCGGTTGGATCAGTCGTCAGGGTAGCGACCAGGGAAGCGGTATCAAATGTATCGAGAGCGCCCAGGTACTCGGCTTCGAGTCCCAATGGTCCGACATGCAGCGAGACAAAACCACTAAATCCGGCGATATCATCTGTGTAAAAGCCGCTATCAATATCGAGCTCCGAAATCAGCCCGCTATCGCTTTCGGCGAGATCACTGATATAGGATGCACCAAAACTCAATATCTGGTTGGGCGCGACCTCGAGAGCGGCAACAAAATCGTCAATATGGTTCTTGTCGCCAGCGACATCGGCGTCACCGTTAAAGACTCCGAGCTTAATATTCCAGAGCTCACCGGCGAGCTCGAACAGAAGAGCGGTATCTCCGGTTTCGCCAAGTTCGAGGGTCAACGGATCACTGACCATGTAGCTGTTAAACATGCCGAACGGAAGATACATCTGACCGGCATGCAGCGACGAAGACGCGCCAGCCACCTGTTGCGCACAGGTCAGGCTGATCACCGCTTCGTCGACCGTAAAGTCTTCGCCCTCCTCGTAAAGCAGGATAATATGGCCTCCGATATAATCTGAGATTGATGCTTCCAGCGAGAGTTCAGCTGCCTCCAGGACAATATCACTTTCAGCATCCCCTCCATCCGGGTCGTTATAGCCAGCCTCGACCTCAATCACACCCTGCAGGTCGATGTAATCACTGATTTGACCAGACCCGGTTTCCGGACCATGCTGTTCAAGAGCGGCAATTCTTTTTTTCAGGTTCTCAAGGTCACCTTTACTCTCGGGATGCGCGGCTAACACCGGCGACACCAGAACAAATAAGCTAAGTAACAAGAGAATACTCAATTGAGTGAATCGAAACATCATGGTCCCTCCATTATTCTTTTCTGATTTATTGCTATCGCCCCAACCCTTCGTGAAGAAATCTCCACATAACGCCGATTTATCGCAGAATTCATGCCAGAAAGCAGAGAAAACTGAACAACACCTCCTGTATCAAAATTTCTTGCAAAAACAGAGGGATAGAAAACAAGTATTCTATCCTGTGCTGTAAAATATGGGTTAAGTATCTGATTCATATTTTGTGTCACCTAAAAGATGCTGACACAGTTATGTGACATTTACCTGTGCGCAAGAGAAACAACTAATCTCGCAAAATCATTGTGTGACAGGTTTTACTGAAGAGGGAGTTGATGCCAGTTTTATA
This genomic window contains:
- a CDS encoding cystathionine gamma-synthase (catalyzes the formation of cystathionine from L-cysteine and O-succinyl-L-homoserine) codes for the protein MSVKSYKPATLVVHQGTDRDPFTGAATIPIYQASTYHHPDGESGTYEYARSGNPSRQQVEEAVALLEGGTNGFAYPSGMAAIGSALALLKSGDHLIVPDDLYGGSYRYLTQLIPDLGIEVTFADFCDPNKIAEAVNNKTRGIFIETPSNPQFQVTDIRAIVDIAQRGNILTFLDNTFMTPLLQKPLELGVDVSINSATKFLGGHSDILAGVNVTKDSVLAKKLRRFQTGFGAVLGPFDSFLLARGLKTLKVRLEAAQKSAGELAERLAGHPAIARTIYPGLDRFAQKELHYSQATGPGAVLTFELKEEKRVKPLLEKIRLPIIAPSLGGVESILTHCWTMSHAAMPAEVKERLGISEGLLRLSVGLEDVEDLWEDLDSALS
- a CDS encoding ammonium transporter — its product is MESAITSISHSGDVLFLMLGAVMVFAMHAGFAFLEVGTVRQKSQVNAFVKILSDWSVSTVVYFVIGYPIAYGVHFFQPVDQLVGANQGFELVRFFFLLCFAACIPAIISGGIAERARFWPQVLAGAIFVAVIYPVFESVIWGQNSSGLQSFFENTFGAPFHDFAGSVVVHSMGGWLALPAVIVLGPRLNRYVRGKSQAIPISNIPFLALGSWILAVGWFGFNVMSAQSLTGISGLVAANSLLAMVGGVLFALVASKNDPGFVHNGALAGLIAICAGSDIVHPVAAFFMVGLGSLIFVYGFQWEQEKLRIDDVLGVWPLHGLIGTFGGIAAGIFGSKTLGGAGGVTFISQLAGSILAVGYALVCGFAVYVVIKKVFGYTMSEDDQFVGPDLAIHQINAYPEDHVK
- a CDS encoding cystathionine gamma-synthase (catalyzes the formation of cystathionine from L-cysteine and O-succinyl-L-homoserine), giving the protein MNRKKLSTQSVQIGVGRDDQTGGISFPIYPSATYRHPGVGQSTGYDYTRSGNPTRDVLEEGLAKLEGGARGLAFASGMAALTTLFLHFSSGDHLVLSEDLYGGTYRVLADVFGKLGISTTYVDTTNTAAVAAAITSDTKALLVETPGNPLLGVADLAALGDLCRKNNLLYVVDNTFLTPALQRPIEFGADVIVHSATKYLGGHSDLCAGALVFIDKELGEQFYMLQNATGAILPPQECWLLIRSLKTLPLRIKQHCETAMTVAHWLQKHPKVEKVYYPGLNEHPGHALSQKQASDFGGMLSFRTSSPELAARALEKLQLISFAESLGGVESLMTLPAVQTHGDIPEKERERLGITDTLLRLSVGLEDAEDIIADLEQALNQ
- the cysK gene encoding cysteine synthase A, with protein sequence MSAIFTDNSLSIGRTPLVQLNRVIPAGGATVYAKIEGRNPAYSVKCRIGASMIWDAEKSGALKKGMEIVEPTSGNTGIALAFVAAARGIPITLTMPDTMSIERRKVLKAFGANLILTPGAKGMSGAIKEAEELAESNPDKYLLLHQFKNPANPRIHEETTGPEIWDDTAGEIDVLVSGVGTGGTITGISRYIKNTKGRKITSVAVEPADSPVISQHLAGDSLQPGPHKIQGIGAGFIPETLDLDVVDRVEQVTNDEAIEYARRLAKEEGLLSGISCGAATAVAARLAKDPAFKGKKIVVILPDSGERYLSSVLFEDLT